One genomic region from Clostridium saccharobutylicum DSM 13864 encodes:
- the ybaK gene encoding Cys-tRNA(Pro) deacylase, which yields MAKESKTNAMRILDRNKIMYTTHSYENKDGKIDGVAVAHKIDKDVNSVFKTLVTQGHSKEFYVFVIPVAAELDMKKCSKVAGEKNIEMIHVKDINKITGYIRGGCSPLGMKKAFKTFIQKEALLFETIVFSGGKIGAQIEMNPLDLEKVIDCSFMDVIK from the coding sequence ATGGCAAAAGAAAGTAAAACAAATGCTATGAGAATTTTGGATCGCAATAAAATTATGTATACAACTCATAGTTACGAAAATAAAGATGGTAAAATTGATGGTGTTGCAGTTGCTCACAAGATAGATAAGGATGTTAATTCTGTTTTCAAAACACTAGTTACTCAAGGTCATTCAAAAGAATTTTATGTTTTTGTAATTCCAGTTGCTGCCGAATTAGATATGAAGAAATGCAGCAAAGTTGCTGGAGAAAAAAATATCGAAATGATTCATGTAAAAGATATTAACAAAATTACAGGTTATATTAGAGGTGGCTGTTCCCCACTTGGTATGAAAAAAGCTTTTAAAACATTTATTCAAAAAGAAGCCTTATTGTTTGAAACAATAGTTTTTAGCGGCGGTAAAATAGGCGCACAAATAGAAATGAATCCACTCGATCTCGAAAAAGTTATAGATTGCTCATTTATGGATGTAATAAAATAA
- a CDS encoding tyrosine recombinase XerC has product MKYNMNIFKDTVNLPESVIDFLNYLETIKNKSENTITAYKKDLTIFFRFITIYKGLVKDEKIEFEEIDISSINNDVLKSIKLRDLYAFMSFTEKYRNNSSYARSRKVATLKSYFKFLQGKAKIIDENPTLELETPKINKRHPIYLTLNQSLHLLDSLDKSNKNYARDYCILTLFLNCGMRLSELCGIQINKIKNDTLTIIGKGNKERTVYLNEACLKTISNYLTVRDDTKALPEHKSFLFLSTRNSPINQRTVEIMIKKHVTNAGFTDEKYTPHKLRHTAATLMYKYGNVDIRSLQSILGHENISTTQIYTHVDDDALRDAVKSNPLSKL; this is encoded by the coding sequence ATGAAATATAATATGAATATATTTAAGGATACTGTAAATTTACCAGAGTCAGTAATTGATTTTCTTAATTACTTAGAGACAATCAAAAATAAATCCGAAAATACAATTACAGCTTACAAAAAGGATTTGACAATTTTCTTTAGATTTATAACGATATATAAAGGCCTTGTAAAAGATGAAAAAATTGAATTTGAAGAAATTGATATAAGTTCTATTAATAATGATGTTTTAAAAAGCATTAAACTTAGAGATCTTTATGCATTTATGTCATTTACAGAAAAATATAGAAATAATAGCTCTTATGCAAGATCTAGAAAAGTTGCAACGTTGAAGTCTTATTTTAAATTTCTTCAAGGCAAAGCTAAAATCATTGACGAAAATCCTACATTGGAGCTAGAAACCCCAAAAATAAACAAAAGACACCCTATTTATCTTACACTAAATCAAAGCTTGCATTTATTAGATTCATTGGATAAAAGCAATAAGAATTATGCTCGAGATTATTGTATTTTAACTCTATTCTTGAATTGTGGAATGCGACTTTCGGAACTTTGCGGAATTCAAATAAATAAAATCAAAAATGATACTCTTACTATCATAGGTAAAGGTAATAAAGAAAGAACTGTATATTTAAACGAGGCTTGTTTGAAAACTATTAGTAATTATTTAACTGTTAGAGATGATACAAAAGCTTTGCCAGAACATAAAAGCTTTTTATTTCTTTCAACTAGAAACAGTCCTATAAACCAAAGAACTGTTGAAATCATGATAAAAAAACACGTTACTAATGCTGGTTTTACAGACGAAAAATATACGCCTCATAAATTGAGACATACTGCAGCTACTCTTATGTACAAGTATGGAAATGTAGATATAAGAAGTCTCCAAAGCATCCTAGGTCATGAAAATATATCAACAACGCAAATTTATACACATGTTGATGATGACGCGTTAAGGGATGCAGTAAAATCAAATCCACTTTCTAAATTATAG
- the lexA gene encoding transcriptional repressor LexA, producing the protein MADEKDKQSEIYEFLKTYTESKGYPPSVREICEAVSLRSTSTVHGHLKRLERKGLIKRDPSKPRALEIAELSTTKREMINIPIIGKITAGLPILATENIEDTFSLPLDFVKHNKELFILRVSGESMIEAGINNNDLAIIESSNSAMNGDIVVALIEDSATIKRFFKEKDHIRLQPENSTMEPIIVDYCSILGKLVGIFRSY; encoded by the coding sequence ATGGCAGACGAAAAGGATAAACAATCAGAAATATATGAGTTTTTAAAAACCTACACAGAAAGTAAGGGGTACCCTCCTTCTGTAAGAGAAATTTGTGAAGCAGTATCTTTAAGATCAACTTCAACTGTTCATGGTCATTTGAAAAGATTAGAGAGAAAAGGCTTGATTAAAAGAGATCCGTCCAAACCAAGAGCTTTAGAAATAGCAGAATTATCTACTACTAAAAGAGAAATGATTAACATTCCTATTATAGGTAAGATAACTGCAGGTCTACCAATACTTGCAACTGAAAATATAGAAGATACTTTTTCTTTACCATTAGATTTTGTAAAACATAATAAAGAGCTTTTTATCTTGCGCGTATCAGGAGAAAGCATGATTGAAGCTGGTATAAATAATAATGATTTAGCTATTATTGAAAGTTCTAATAGTGCGATGAATGGAGATATAGTAGTTGCTCTGATTGAAGATTCTGCTACTATTAAAAGATTCTTCAAAGAAAAAGATCATATTAGACTTCAGCCAGAAAATAGCACTATGGAACCAATTATAGTTGATTATTGTTCTATTTTAGGAAAACTAGTTGGAATATTTAGATCGTATTAA
- a CDS encoding aminotransferase class I/II-fold pyridoxal phosphate-dependent enzyme — translation MLRKTEEFLKGNYAINEKTFEIYRQAICDIEMTLKEYDEIREFNQLKVLRAFQEERISDSHFTNTTGYGLDDLGRDALDNVYAHIFKTEAGLVRPHFVSGTHAIGAAIAGNVRPGDKILCVSGLPYDTLLGVLGLSKKKNPGSLDEYGIKTDVVDLDSEGKFQFDEIQKALKNDKSIKLIHIQRSTGYASRKSFLVSQIAEVIECIRQVRKDVIIFVDNCYGEFIETEEPTEFGADLMAGSLMKNIGGGIAPGGGYIVGKQEYVDAAANRMTVPGVGGEYGATYGLMRSFYQGLFSAPHVAIEAVKTAIFTARVMEIAGFKVFPASTDKRTDIIQAIEFGDAKKLVNFCSGIQAGSPIDAFAVCEPWAMPGYDSEIVMAAGAFISGSTIELSADGPVREPYIAYMQGGLNFDHGKIGVLIGLSKVLEV, via the coding sequence ATGTTAAGAAAAACAGAAGAATTTTTAAAAGGAAATTATGCTATTAATGAGAAAACATTTGAAATATATAGACAGGCTATCTGTGATATTGAAATGACATTAAAAGAATATGATGAAATAAGAGAATTTAATCAACTTAAGGTTTTAAGAGCTTTTCAAGAAGAAAGAATAAGTGATTCGCATTTTACAAATACAACTGGATATGGTCTTGATGACTTAGGTCGTGATGCGCTTGATAATGTATATGCTCATATATTTAAAACTGAAGCTGGACTTGTTAGACCTCATTTTGTAAGTGGTACACACGCAATTGGAGCAGCCATTGCTGGTAATGTAAGACCTGGAGATAAAATACTTTGTGTTTCAGGACTTCCATATGATACATTACTTGGAGTATTAGGTCTATCAAAAAAGAAGAATCCAGGATCATTAGATGAATATGGAATCAAAACAGATGTTGTAGATTTAGATTCAGAAGGAAAATTTCAGTTTGATGAAATTCAAAAAGCACTTAAGAATGACAAAAGCATAAAACTAATACATATTCAAAGAAGTACAGGATATGCTTCAAGAAAATCGTTCTTAGTATCTCAAATAGCAGAGGTAATAGAATGCATAAGACAAGTTAGAAAAGATGTAATAATCTTTGTTGATAACTGCTATGGAGAATTTATTGAAACTGAAGAACCAACAGAGTTTGGAGCTGATTTGATGGCAGGATCTCTTATGAAAAATATAGGAGGGGGAATTGCACCAGGTGGCGGATATATAGTTGGTAAACAAGAGTATGTAGATGCAGCAGCTAACAGAATGACAGTTCCTGGAGTAGGAGGCGAGTATGGTGCAACTTATGGTCTTATGAGAAGTTTCTATCAAGGATTATTCTCTGCGCCTCATGTAGCTATAGAAGCTGTTAAAACTGCAATCTTTACAGCTAGAGTTATGGAAATTGCAGGATTTAAAGTATTCCCAGCTTCTACAGATAAAAGAACAGATATAATACAAGCTATAGAATTCGGTGATGCTAAAAAATTAGTTAATTTCTGTAGTGGAATTCAAGCCGGTTCACCAATTGATGCTTTTGCAGTTTGTGAGCCATGGGCAATGCCGGGATATGATAGCGAGATAGTAATGGCGGCTGGAGCGTTTATTTCAGGCTCAACAATTGAATTATCAGCAGATGGTCCTGTTAGAGAACCTTATATAGCTTACATGCAAGGCGGTTTAAATTTTGATCACGGAAAAATAGGTGTGCTTATTGGTTTAAGCAAGGTATTAGAAGTTTAA
- the hfq gene encoding RNA chaperone Hfq, which produces MVNKQQNNLQDIFLNNGRKNKIPLTIHLLNGFQLKGVVKGFDSFTVVLECENKQMLIYKHSISTITPSEPILFVDNESTNK; this is translated from the coding sequence TTGGTCAATAAGCAACAAAATAATTTACAAGATATTTTTTTAAACAACGGAAGAAAGAATAAGATTCCATTAACAATTCATTTATTAAATGGATTTCAATTGAAGGGTGTTGTAAAGGGATTTGATAGTTTTACTGTTGTTTTAGAATGTGAAAATAAACAAATGCTAATATATAAGCATTCAATCTCAACAATAACACCATCTGAACCAATTTTATTTGTAGATAACGAAAGTACTAATAAATAA
- the miaA gene encoding tRNA (adenosine(37)-N6)-dimethylallyltransferase MiaA, whose translation MKQKLLVLGGPTAVGKTELSIRIAKELNGEIISADSMQIYKYMDIGSAKVTKEEMKGIKHHLIDVISPDVPFSVADFKEYGDKALSDIISRNKFPIIAGGTGLYINSLTCNMTFTEAEKDDEYRDLLEHLAIENGNDYIHEMLKECDPISYKEIHKNNRKRVIRALEVFKLTGKPFSSYDAGDDFYKSDYDVYYYVLTMDRQRLYDRINKRVDIMFKNGLLDECIKLKQMGYTSNMQSMQGIGYKEILYYLEDKISLEEAIDMIKQGSRNYAKRQLTWFRRDKRCIFLDKDVMSDEDIVNKVLNDIGIK comes from the coding sequence ATGAAACAAAAATTATTAGTACTTGGAGGACCTACTGCAGTAGGGAAAACTGAACTCTCTATAAGAATTGCAAAAGAGCTAAATGGAGAAATTATTTCAGCTGATTCTATGCAAATATATAAATATATGGATATCGGGTCTGCAAAAGTAACAAAAGAGGAGATGAAAGGAATTAAGCATCATTTAATAGATGTTATCTCCCCAGATGTCCCATTTTCAGTAGCTGATTTTAAAGAATATGGAGACAAAGCTTTAAGTGATATCATAAGTAGAAACAAATTTCCTATAATAGCTGGAGGGACAGGACTTTATATTAATTCATTAACTTGTAACATGACTTTTACAGAAGCTGAAAAAGATGATGAATATAGAGATTTATTAGAGCATTTAGCTATAGAAAATGGAAATGACTATATACATGAAATGCTTAAAGAATGTGATCCTATAAGTTATAAGGAAATACATAAAAACAATAGAAAAAGGGTTATTAGAGCTTTAGAAGTGTTTAAACTTACGGGTAAACCATTTAGTTCTTATGATGCAGGAGATGACTTCTATAAAAGCGATTATGATGTATATTATTATGTTCTAACTATGGATAGACAAAGATTGTATGATCGAATTAATAAAAGAGTAGATATTATGTTTAAAAATGGCTTATTAGATGAGTGCATAAAGCTTAAACAAATGGGTTATACTTCAAATATGCAATCTATGCAGGGGATAGGATATAAGGAGATTTTATATTATTTAGAAGACAAAATATCATTAGAAGAAGCAATTGATATGATAAAACAAGGCTCGAGAAATTATGCAAAGCGTCAACTAACATGGTTTAGAAGGGATAAGCGTTGTATATTTTTAGACAAAGATGTAATGAGTGATGAAGATATAGTAAATAAAGTTCTTAATGACATTGGAATAAAGTAG
- the mutL gene encoding DNA mismatch repair endonuclease MutL, with protein MKRINILNEDTANKIAAGEVVERPSSVVKELVENSIDANSKNILIEIEEGGTSLIRIVDDGDGIYKDDISKAFLPHATSKIKESEDIYNINTLGFRGEALPSIASVAKVNLKSKQEDEKYGYEIEIEGGKFSEVTECGINKGTIIEVHDLFFNVPARKKFLKSVSKEGSLITDIITRIALANPSISFKLYNNHKKVLHTFGNGDLKDTIRTVYGKNITDNIIYYEDTSDLVTIYGYVGKEDIARGSRNNQSIFVNKRYIKNRSLAVAVEQAFKSFSTVNKFPFFVLFIEIYPEYVDVNIHPTKAEVKFNDERMIFKKIFGAVHTSLKNEVFDTFAIKEEEQNIKQSNIPTFEEITFKIKEEEEKVKLANNAVKEVIESGKVLTINNDIVSNNVKTLPIDDTSLNVHKNDSINLDNLTVTEVSIPLDLKSNSINEDLVNEYSNHNHLNIDNKNSETMTKEIYKNSDSNKCSDDKKSSFDEAITNSVNFLQDEVFKKNHYIELNNKDEFTSVNNGIDEEIAFDNQNEKHTIKRTAKFPPMTIIGQYNKTYILGEYDGTLYMIDQHAAHEKIYFEKYLNDIENGDIVIQPLMVPSIIDLTIDDYSYFEENKEVFKQAGFVLEEFGGTSLALKEVPYFLGKLNPKKLFLEILDNLKNLGNGKTTEVKHNAIATKACKAAIKGNDKLELNEMVKLVEELRYIDDPFHCPHGRPVIIKFTSVDIDKKFKRII; from the coding sequence TTGAAAAGAATTAATATTTTAAATGAAGATACAGCTAATAAAATTGCAGCTGGAGAAGTTGTTGAAAGACCATCTTCGGTAGTTAAAGAATTAGTAGAAAATTCAATTGATGCAAATTCAAAGAATATACTGATTGAAATAGAAGAAGGTGGAACATCTCTAATTAGAATTGTTGATGATGGAGATGGAATTTATAAAGATGATATATCCAAAGCGTTTCTTCCTCATGCTACTAGTAAAATTAAGGAATCAGAAGATATTTATAATATAAACACATTAGGATTTAGAGGGGAAGCACTTCCCTCTATAGCATCAGTAGCTAAAGTTAATTTAAAATCAAAACAAGAAGATGAAAAGTATGGATATGAAATTGAAATTGAGGGTGGAAAGTTCTCAGAAGTAACTGAATGTGGTATTAATAAAGGCACTATTATTGAAGTTCATGACTTGTTTTTTAATGTACCAGCAAGAAAGAAATTTTTGAAATCAGTTTCCAAAGAAGGCTCTTTAATTACGGATATAATAACTAGAATTGCACTAGCTAATCCTTCGATAAGTTTTAAATTATATAATAATCACAAAAAAGTTCTTCACACTTTCGGAAATGGAGATCTTAAAGACACTATTAGAACCGTTTATGGCAAAAACATAACTGATAATATAATTTATTATGAGGATACATCGGACTTAGTTACAATTTACGGATATGTAGGAAAAGAAGATATTGCTAGAGGTTCTAGAAATAATCAAAGCATCTTTGTAAATAAGAGATATATAAAAAATCGTAGTCTTGCAGTAGCAGTAGAGCAAGCTTTTAAATCTTTTTCTACTGTTAATAAGTTTCCTTTTTTTGTATTGTTTATAGAGATTTATCCTGAATATGTGGACGTAAACATACATCCAACTAAAGCAGAAGTAAAGTTTAACGATGAAAGAATGATATTTAAAAAGATTTTTGGCGCAGTACATACCTCACTAAAAAATGAAGTTTTTGACACATTTGCTATAAAGGAAGAGGAACAAAACATTAAACAAAGTAATATACCTACTTTTGAAGAAATCACATTTAAAATCAAAGAAGAAGAGGAAAAAGTTAAACTTGCAAATAATGCAGTAAAAGAAGTTATTGAAAGTGGTAAGGTACTTACTATAAACAATGATATAGTTTCTAATAATGTGAAAACATTGCCTATAGACGATACTTCACTAAATGTACACAAGAACGATTCAATTAATTTAGATAATTTAACTGTAACAGAGGTTAGCATCCCTTTAGATTTAAAGTCTAATAGTATAAATGAAGATTTAGTTAACGAATATTCTAATCATAATCATTTAAATATAGATAATAAAAATTCAGAAACCATGACAAAAGAAATTTATAAAAATAGTGACTCGAACAAATGTTCTGACGACAAAAAAAGTTCATTCGATGAGGCTATCACTAATTCTGTTAATTTTTTACAAGATGAAGTCTTTAAAAAAAATCATTATATAGAGCTTAATAATAAAGATGAATTTACTAGTGTAAATAATGGAATAGACGAGGAAATAGCTTTTGATAATCAGAATGAAAAACATACTATAAAACGAACAGCTAAATTCCCTCCAATGACTATAATAGGTCAATATAACAAAACTTATATATTAGGCGAATATGATGGTACTTTATATATGATAGACCAACATGCAGCCCATGAAAAAATTTATTTTGAGAAATATTTAAATGATATTGAAAATGGAGATATTGTAATTCAACCGCTTATGGTTCCAAGTATTATAGATTTAACAATAGATGATTATTCTTACTTTGAAGAAAACAAAGAAGTATTTAAGCAAGCCGGATTTGTTCTTGAAGAATTTGGAGGAACATCTTTGGCATTAAAGGAAGTTCCATATTTTTTAGGAAAGCTTAATCCTAAAAAATTATTTTTAGAAATACTTGATAATCTTAAGAATTTGGGTAATGGTAAGACAACAGAAGTTAAACATAATGCAATAGCAACTAAAGCATGTAAAGCTGCAATAAAAGGGAATGATAAGCTAGAATTAAATGAAATGGTTAAGCTTGTAGAGGAATTACGTTATATTGATGATCCTTTCCATTGCCCACATGGAAGGCCTGTAATAATTAAATTCACAAGTGTAGATATAGATAAAAAGTTTAAAAGAATAATTTAA
- a CDS encoding MFS transporter, producing the protein MQEATPFIVGFFTYFIGGFVSDAASNKFGDKIGRKLVQIVGMIGAAVLIFLGANFTNPTLVIASVSLSYGFLCLTMSGYFSVAPSICPTLAGVYSGIAGILGSISGILAPTITGFVVDAGLKAGASNAVAYGYALWICAGICILGSIFAILAKLDPVKHKE; encoded by the coding sequence GTGCAGGAGGCCACTCCTTTTATTGTAGGTTTCTTTACTTATTTTATAGGTGGTTTTGTTTCTGATGCAGCTTCTAATAAATTTGGAGATAAAATAGGACGTAAATTAGTACAGATAGTTGGTATGATTGGAGCTGCAGTTCTTATTTTCCTAGGTGCTAATTTTACTAATCCAACACTTGTTATTGCATCTGTATCATTATCTTATGGATTTCTTTGTTTGACTATGAGTGGATATTTTTCAGTAGCACCATCTATTTGTCCAACACTTGCAGGTGTTTATTCCGGTATTGCGGGAATTTTAGGATCTATTTCAGGAATACTTGCACCAACTATAACTGGCTTTGTCGTTGATGCTGGATTAAAAGCTGGTGCTAGTAATGCAGTTGCATATGGTTATGCACTATGGATATGTGCAGGTATATGTATTTTAGGTTCTATTTTTGCTATATTAGCAAAACTCGATCCAGTAAAACACAAAGAATAA
- a CDS encoding MFS transporter → MTNIKKTNIRWAVAVVLALSYMVMFLGRTVFSVSGSDIMQQYGWSSTQFGYASTAFFIGYMITMIPSGAIADKYGATKVLIVSLLLSGLFTLLTPIIGISIGSMIFIRALEGVAQGCIVPGAMSNLGRWIPKKESGIACGLVQAGCPLGSAINMYVAAALLPIIGWKKLFYLYAVFFPIWCIIWALVGKSNPSDHKKVNKAELDYIAQKQQKQLLITNSNITKSDVLRSSSVWLMCLSYACATYMYFFCTTWLPNYFAIGRGMKISAGGHSFYCRFLYLFYRWFCF, encoded by the coding sequence ATGACTAATATAAAAAAAACCAATATACGATGGGCAGTAGCTGTTGTATTGGCACTTTCTTATATGGTAATGTTTCTAGGTAGAACCGTATTTTCTGTATCTGGATCTGATATTATGCAGCAATATGGATGGAGCTCTACACAGTTTGGATATGCTTCTACTGCATTTTTTATTGGATATATGATTACTATGATACCATCTGGTGCTATTGCTGATAAGTATGGCGCTACTAAGGTACTTATTGTTAGTTTGTTGCTTTCAGGGTTATTTACATTATTAACACCTATTATTGGGATTTCTATTGGATCTATGATTTTTATTCGTGCTCTTGAAGGTGTTGCACAAGGATGTATTGTTCCTGGTGCAATGTCAAACTTAGGAAGATGGATTCCCAAAAAAGAATCTGGAATTGCATGTGGATTAGTACAAGCAGGATGCCCATTAGGTTCAGCAATTAATATGTATGTAGCAGCAGCTTTATTGCCTATTATTGGGTGGAAAAAGTTATTTTATTTATATGCAGTATTCTTCCCAATATGGTGTATTATTTGGGCATTAGTTGGTAAATCAAATCCTTCGGATCATAAAAAAGTTAATAAAGCAGAACTTGATTATATTGCTCAAAAACAACAAAAGCAGTTATTAATAACAAATTCAAATATCACCAAATCTGATGTTTTGAGAAGTTCTTCTGTATGGTTAATGTGTTTATCTTATGCATGTGCAACTTATATGTATTTCTTCTGTACTACATGGCTTCCAAATTATTTTGCTATTGGACGTGGTATGAAAATAAGTGCAGGAGGCCACTCCTTTTATTGTAGGTTTCTTTACTTATTTTATAGGTGGTTTTGTTTCTGA
- a CDS encoding LysR family transcriptional regulator: MNLNQLYYFKKLAQLQHFTQAAKELYITQPTLSGSISSLEEELGVELFRKDGRNMKLTKYGTDFYKYVSTAINELEKGIEVTKEKCGALAGVIDIGCVPTLLWRFSTYGNQEILKNCKFQNQI; the protein is encoded by the coding sequence ATGAATTTAAATCAATTGTACTACTTTAAAAAATTGGCTCAATTACAGCATTTTACTCAAGCGGCCAAAGAATTATATATAACCCAACCAACTTTAAGTGGTTCTATTTCTTCTTTAGAAGAAGAACTTGGAGTTGAACTATTCCGTAAAGATGGACGAAACATGAAATTAACAAAATACGGAACAGACTTCTATAAGTACGTCAGTACAGCTATAAATGAACTTGAAAAAGGAATTGAAGTAACCAAAGAAAAATGTGGCGCTTTAGCAGGAGTGATTGATATAGGATGTGTTCCCACACTTTTGTGGAGATTTTCTACCTATGGTAATCAAGAGATACTTAAAAACTGTAAATTCCAAAACCAAATTTAA
- a CDS encoding LysR substrate-binding domain-containing protein has translation MVIKRYLKTVNSKTKFNIFTGMTLEIIEGIKSDKYDIGFCSLLENETNLEFIPILTQELVLVVNKQHPLAKEKLIHIKDIQGYSLITYRETLPIGKTIMKILKADGLNADYSFDDEVTLGGMVSSMDVVAIAARTSFLRQFNNLKLIKLDIPSNSRIIYMCYRKNTYHTRPVEIFIDYIMQMQKLKTSN, from the coding sequence ATGGTAATCAAGAGATACTTAAAAACTGTAAATTCCAAAACCAAATTTAATATTTTTACTGGTATGACTTTAGAAATTATAGAAGGTATAAAATCTGATAAATATGATATCGGTTTCTGCTCTCTTTTAGAAAATGAGACTAATCTCGAATTTATTCCAATTCTGACTCAGGAATTAGTTCTTGTCGTTAATAAACAACATCCGCTAGCAAAAGAAAAACTTATCCATATTAAAGATATCCAAGGTTATTCACTAATTACCTATCGAGAAACACTACCTATTGGAAAAACTATTATGAAAATTCTAAAAGCAGATGGACTAAATGCAGATTATTCTTTTGATGACGAAGTTACTCTTGGTGGAATGGTATCTTCAATGGACGTAGTTGCTATTGCTGCTCGTACGTCTTTTTTACGTCAGTTTAATAATTTAAAGCTTATTAAACTTGATATACCGTCTAACTCACGTATTATATATATGTGTTATAGGAAAAACACTTATCACACTAGGCCTGTGGAAATATTTATAGACTATATAATGCAAATGCAAAAGCTTAAGACTTCCAATTAG
- a CDS encoding AMP-binding protein, producing the protein MDSNDIAAVLYTSGTCGGTKGVMLTHNNIIFSESNFNNELELTKEDIIFMPAPLNHATGFHHGIIAPMFLGAKVVLQSKFKSKEAINLMNSEKCTYSMGSTPFIYDILKVMEQENVRLNSLKFYLCGGAMILRDMIRKAYEYGIKLCEVYGATESVPHIFVRPDEAVELIGCTSGQAMKGVEVRIVDEHRKKVPPGTIGEEASRGPNVFVGYINDKTSTYKALDDEGWFYSGDFCVMDENGNIAVVGRKKDIIIRGGENLNSNDIRSYIAKFPAIQDEAVIGMPDERLGERICAYVVLKEGIESLDLNKLLKYMEQKKVPKRYWPERLEIIKEIPRTDSGKVKKNILLEDLKVRMKMQEELV; encoded by the coding sequence GTGGACAGCAACGATATTGCAGCTGTCCTCTATACTTCTGGAACTTGTGGAGGCACAAAAGGTGTTATGCTTACACATAATAATATAATATTTAGTGAGAGTAATTTTAATAATGAACTAGAACTTACAAAAGAGGATATAATTTTTATGCCAGCTCCATTAAATCATGCTACTGGCTTTCATCATGGAATAATTGCTCCTATGTTTCTGGGTGCAAAAGTCGTTTTACAAAGTAAATTTAAGAGTAAAGAAGCAATTAATCTTATGAATTCAGAAAAATGTACTTATTCAATGGGTTCTACTCCTTTTATTTATGATATCTTAAAAGTCATGGAACAAGAAAACGTGCGTTTGAATTCGTTGAAATTTTATCTTTGTGGTGGAGCTATGATTCTTAGAGATATGATTAGAAAAGCTTATGAATATGGAATTAAATTATGTGAAGTTTATGGAGCTACAGAAAGTGTTCCTCATATATTTGTACGACCAGATGAAGCTGTAGAATTAATTGGATGTACTTCTGGACAAGCAATGAAAGGCGTAGAAGTTCGTATTGTGGATGAGCATAGAAAAAAAGTTCCGCCAGGAACAATTGGAGAAGAAGCATCAAGGGGACCTAACGTATTTGTAGGTTATATAAATGATAAAACCTCTACTTATAAAGCATTAGATGATGAAGGTTGGTTTTATAGTGGAGATTTTTGTGTTATGGATGAAAACGGAAACATAGCTGTTGTTGGACGAAAAAAGGATATAATAATTAGAGGTGGAGAGAATCTAAATTCAAATGATATAAGGAGTTATATTGCTAAATTTCCTGCTATTCAAGATGAAGCTGTAATTGGAATGCCAGACGAACGTCTTGGTGAGCGAATTTGTGCTTATGTTGTATTAAAAGAAGGAATAGAATCTTTAGATTTAAATAAGCTTTTGAAATATATGGAACAAAAAAAAGTTCCTAAACGATATTGGCCTGAACGATTAGAAATTATTAAAGAAATTCCAAGAACTGATAGTGGAAAAGTGAAAAAAAACATATTGTTAGAAGATTTAAAAGTTCGAATGAAAATGCAGGAGGAATTGGTGTGA